The following are encoded in a window of Paraburkholderia hospita genomic DNA:
- a CDS encoding fatty acid desaturase, with amino-acid sequence MSSSSAVDGGSTATPSPTDPSFDARIAEQWYQPRIPRAVLKELMKRDDAAGLRNFIPWFALLVASGAVAAFTWGTWWAIPAFFVYGTIYSSSDARWHELSHGTPFKTRWINDAFYHLSSFMTIREGYWWRWSHARHHTHTYFQMRDPEIQVTRPTKVLPIVVDFVGLVGCTLEIGKIVRHAFGRVDAATDAFLPASEKPKMIWSCRIYLAVVIGTIALAVAMHSFLPLMFVWTPRFYGGWLHQLLGLTQHAGLAVNVKDHRLNTRTVQTNFVFRFLYLNMNYHLEHHLLPMVPFHALPRLHEAIKEQLPPAYPSVYAAYREMLPALWKQRTDPTHVIERTLPAA; translated from the coding sequence ATGTCCTCGAGCTCTGCCGTCGACGGCGGCAGCACCGCCACGCCCAGTCCCACCGATCCCTCCTTCGACGCACGCATCGCCGAGCAGTGGTATCAGCCGCGCATTCCGCGCGCGGTGCTCAAGGAACTGATGAAGCGCGACGATGCGGCGGGCCTGCGCAATTTCATTCCGTGGTTCGCGTTGCTCGTCGCGTCCGGCGCGGTCGCGGCCTTCACATGGGGAACATGGTGGGCCATCCCTGCATTCTTCGTGTACGGCACGATCTATTCGTCGAGCGACGCGCGCTGGCATGAGCTGTCGCACGGCACACCGTTCAAGACGCGCTGGATCAACGACGCGTTCTATCACCTGTCGTCGTTCATGACGATCCGCGAAGGCTACTGGTGGCGCTGGAGCCATGCGCGCCATCACACGCACACGTACTTTCAGATGCGCGACCCCGAGATCCAGGTCACGCGCCCGACCAAAGTGCTGCCCATCGTCGTGGATTTCGTGGGGCTGGTCGGCTGCACACTCGAAATCGGCAAGATCGTGCGTCATGCGTTCGGCCGCGTCGATGCCGCCACCGACGCGTTTCTGCCCGCGAGCGAAAAGCCGAAAATGATCTGGTCGTGCCGTATCTATCTGGCCGTCGTGATCGGCACGATTGCACTCGCGGTCGCAATGCACAGCTTCCTGCCGCTGATGTTCGTATGGACGCCGCGCTTTTACGGCGGCTGGCTGCATCAACTGCTCGGCCTCACGCAGCATGCGGGGCTCGCTGTCAACGTGAAGGATCACCGGCTGAACACGCGCACCGTGCAGACCAACTTCGTGTTCCGCTTTCTCTATCTGAACATGAACTATCACCTCGAACATCATTTGCTGCCGATGGTGCCGTTCCATGCGCTGCCGCGCCTTCACGAAGCGATCAAGGAGCAGTTGCCACCCGCGTACCCAAGCGTGTATGCCGCGTATCGCGAGATGCTGCCCGCGTTGTGGAAGCAGCGCACCGACCCGACGCACGTGATCGAGCGGACCCTTCCCGCAGCGTGA
- a CDS encoding MocE family 2Fe-2S type ferredoxin has protein sequence MSVETNAKVHWIAACAPDDIDEEDVMRFDHDGASYAVYRIAEGYYASDGWCTHEQAHLADGFVVNREIECPLHQGRFDIPSGKAKSAPVCVHLKTYPVRVEEGEVLLGLPVQDAS, from the coding sequence ATGAGCGTCGAAACGAATGCAAAGGTCCACTGGATTGCCGCTTGCGCGCCCGACGATATCGACGAGGAAGACGTGATGCGCTTCGATCACGATGGCGCGAGCTACGCGGTCTATCGCATCGCGGAAGGCTACTACGCATCGGATGGCTGGTGCACGCATGAGCAGGCGCATCTCGCCGATGGCTTCGTCGTCAATCGCGAGATCGAATGTCCGCTGCATCAAGGGCGCTTTGACATTCCGAGCGGCAAGGCGAAGAGCGCGCCCGTTTGCGTGCATCTGAAGACCTATCCGGTGCGCGTCGAAGAGGGCGAAGTTCTGCTCGGCCTTCCCGTACAGGACGCATCATGA
- a CDS encoding NAD(P)/FAD-dependent oxidoreductase, with amino-acid sequence MSAQPAMVIVGAGQCGVRTAAALRENGWEGEITLLGNEGSAPYDRPPLSKAVLLGERSTAQCAFYDDAFYRDQRIDLRVDACVQQIDRGARKVVLRDARTIDYQRLLIATGAEPRRLDVPGANLDGVHLLRTASDANALAEVLQPARRIAIVGAGFIGLEVAASAVARGCEVVVIEAGARALMRAVPEVVAGYLIDRHRQMGVQIHFAAQIDRLLGSTRVSGVKLKDGTQIDCDCVVVGIGVKPRTELAEAAGIDVADGIAVDDTLRTNDPHIFAAGDVCSFPHRLFRRRIRLECWKNAEDHARIVARNMLERGETYSEVPWFWSNQYDMTIQIAGLPAFGVESVVRETGDTSRIFFALDRDGVLVGASGVGKVSEIARDVRVAQTLIGQRACIEPALLEDRSVKLKGLVAAEAL; translated from the coding sequence ATGAGCGCGCAACCCGCGATGGTGATTGTCGGCGCAGGCCAATGCGGCGTGCGCACCGCAGCCGCGCTGCGCGAGAACGGCTGGGAGGGCGAAATAACACTGCTCGGCAACGAAGGCTCGGCACCGTACGACCGGCCGCCGCTGTCGAAAGCCGTGCTGCTCGGCGAACGCAGCACCGCGCAATGCGCGTTCTACGACGACGCGTTCTATCGCGACCAGCGCATCGACTTACGCGTCGATGCCTGCGTGCAGCAGATCGATCGCGGCGCGCGCAAGGTCGTGTTGCGCGACGCACGCACGATCGACTATCAGCGTCTGCTGATCGCGACGGGCGCCGAGCCGCGGCGGCTCGACGTGCCGGGCGCGAATCTCGATGGCGTGCATCTGCTGCGCACTGCAAGCGATGCCAACGCGCTCGCCGAAGTATTGCAGCCCGCACGGCGCATTGCGATTGTCGGCGCGGGCTTCATCGGCCTTGAAGTTGCCGCATCCGCTGTGGCGCGCGGCTGTGAAGTGGTCGTCATCGAAGCCGGCGCGCGCGCGTTGATGCGCGCGGTGCCGGAAGTCGTGGCGGGCTATCTGATCGACAGGCATCGCCAGATGGGCGTGCAGATCCATTTCGCCGCGCAGATCGATCGCCTGCTTGGCAGCACGCGCGTGTCGGGCGTCAAGCTCAAGGACGGCACGCAGATCGACTGCGATTGCGTCGTGGTCGGCATTGGCGTAAAGCCGCGCACGGAACTCGCGGAAGCGGCAGGCATCGATGTCGCGGACGGCATCGCCGTCGACGACACTTTGCGCACGAACGACCCGCATATCTTCGCAGCGGGCGACGTGTGCTCGTTTCCGCACCGTCTGTTCAGGCGGCGCATCCGGCTCGAATGCTGGAAGAACGCCGAAGATCACGCGCGCATCGTCGCGCGCAACATGCTGGAGCGCGGCGAGACGTATTCGGAAGTGCCGTGGTTCTGGTCGAATCAGTACGACATGACGATCCAGATTGCCGGCCTGCCCGCGTTCGGTGTAGAGAGCGTGGTGCGCGAAACGGGCGACACGTCGCGCATTTTCTTCGCGCTCGATCGCGACGGCGTGCTGGTCGGCGCAAGCGGTGTCGGCAAGGTCAGCGAGATCGCGCGCGATGTGCGCGTCGCACAGACCCTGATCGGGCAGCGCGCCTGCATCGAGCCGGCATTGCTCGAAGATCGCAGCGTCAAACTGAAGGGACTCGTCGCCGCGGAGGCGCTATGA
- a CDS encoding sugar phosphate isomerase/epimerase family protein, protein MTQRLAVYQSLWAMERRHTDDFERTLEENVAMIAQAGFEGVSTSYGSREDVRRLSQVLAQYGLQAEAQCFPRTVEDLCPILEHAVEFGAHHIDLQPDVRPRRVADALELIDGWQRLAEQVDIPVYIETHRDRMTTDLHFTLDLLDARPDLRLLGDLSHYLVGREFAWPVNEANEAAMQRIIDHSWAFHGRVASREQVQIEISFEPHRMWVDLFLRWWRDGFVSWRKRAGPDDTLVFTCELGPKPYAIIGRDGNDTTDRWAESLLMRDWIRELWNEVTQQEAVALDASP, encoded by the coding sequence ATGACGCAACGGCTCGCCGTGTATCAGTCGCTGTGGGCGATGGAGCGGCGGCATACCGACGACTTCGAGCGCACGCTCGAAGAGAACGTCGCGATGATCGCGCAAGCGGGATTCGAAGGCGTGAGCACATCGTATGGCTCGCGCGAAGACGTGCGGCGTCTTTCGCAAGTGCTTGCGCAATATGGCCTGCAAGCAGAGGCGCAATGCTTTCCGCGCACCGTCGAAGACCTGTGCCCGATACTCGAACATGCTGTCGAGTTCGGCGCGCATCATATCGACTTGCAACCGGACGTGCGGCCGCGCCGTGTCGCCGATGCGCTCGAACTGATCGACGGCTGGCAGCGGCTCGCGGAACAGGTGGACATTCCCGTCTACATCGAAACGCATCGCGACCGCATGACGACCGACCTGCACTTCACGCTCGATCTGCTCGACGCTCGGCCCGATCTGCGTCTGCTTGGCGATCTGTCGCATTACCTCGTCGGCCGTGAATTCGCGTGGCCCGTGAACGAAGCAAACGAAGCGGCGATGCAACGAATCATCGATCATTCGTGGGCGTTTCATGGACGCGTCGCGAGCCGCGAGCAGGTGCAGATCGAAATTTCTTTCGAGCCGCACCGCATGTGGGTCGATCTGTTCCTGCGCTGGTGGCGCGACGGTTTCGTGTCGTGGCGCAAGCGCGCCGGACCTGACGACACGCTCGTCTTCACCTGCGAACTCGGGCCGAAGCCTTACGCGATCATCGGTCGCGACGGCAACGACACGACAGACCGCTGGGCCGAATCGCTATTGATGCGCGACTGGATACGCGAGTTGTGGAACGAAGTGACGCAGCAGGAAGCGGTTGCGCTCGACGCTAGTCCGTAA
- a CDS encoding LacI family DNA-binding transcriptional regulator has translation MSDTRRRKTSMTDIARAAGVSEATVDRVLNGRGGVSRDKETRVLEWARKLKIDRALEAVSVRWLRIAILLQQPVAQYYVHLKQGFELAQKTFETQRVICAVTYFDSLEPQAVVETIERATRKADALVIVAYEHPDITAALRHVSHRMPVVTLASDLPGTGRLAYVGIDNRCAGRVAGELMGRFLGDAGGKVLVMTGMHDFLGHEERESGFRSVLRRRFPSCDIVETVESREQSSITESLARDAFRRYPDLRGIYNISVGDEGIGNVLRTLDRVHKTVLIGHELNDTSRRLLIEGVLDAVLDQNPVGEALHSIEVILRHYHRDPGVTLAQQIPVTVLLRENLPLTD, from the coding sequence ATGTCCGATACGCGCCGCCGCAAGACGAGCATGACTGACATTGCCCGTGCAGCGGGTGTCAGCGAGGCGACAGTCGATCGGGTATTGAACGGGCGCGGCGGCGTCTCGCGCGACAAGGAAACGCGCGTGCTCGAATGGGCGCGCAAGCTGAAGATCGATCGCGCGCTCGAAGCGGTGTCGGTGCGCTGGCTGCGCATCGCGATCCTGTTGCAGCAGCCCGTCGCGCAGTATTACGTGCATCTGAAGCAGGGCTTCGAACTCGCGCAAAAGACCTTCGAAACGCAGCGCGTGATTTGCGCCGTGACGTACTTCGACAGCCTCGAGCCGCAGGCCGTCGTCGAGACGATCGAGCGCGCGACGCGCAAGGCCGATGCGCTCGTGATCGTTGCGTATGAGCACCCGGATATCACGGCGGCGCTGCGTCACGTGAGCCACAGAATGCCTGTCGTGACGCTCGCGAGCGATCTGCCCGGCACGGGCAGGCTCGCTTATGTGGGCATCGACAATCGCTGTGCGGGGCGCGTCGCTGGCGAGCTGATGGGCCGCTTTCTCGGCGACGCGGGCGGCAAGGTGCTGGTGATGACGGGCATGCATGACTTTCTTGGCCATGAAGAACGTGAAAGCGGTTTTCGTTCTGTGCTGCGTCGGCGCTTTCCGAGTTGCGACATCGTCGAGACCGTGGAGAGCCGCGAGCAATCGTCGATCACCGAAAGTCTCGCGCGCGACGCGTTTCGCCGCTATCCGGATCTGCGCGGCATCTACAACATCTCGGTTGGCGACGAAGGCATCGGCAACGTGTTGCGCACGCTCGACCGTGTGCACAAGACGGTGCTGATCGGGCACGAACTCAACGACACGTCGCGGCGTCTTCTGATCGAAGGCGTGCTCGATGCGGTGCTCGACCAGAACCCCGTGGGCGAAGCGCTGCATTCGATCGAAGTGATCCTGCGTCACTATCATCGCGATCCCGGCGTGACGTTGGCGCAGCAGATTCCCGTAACGGTGCTGCTGCGCGAGAACCTGCCGCTTACGGACTAG
- a CDS encoding SDR family oxidoreductase, with protein sequence MEQFDSKVAIVTGGSQGLGAAIAALFIERGARGVVICGRAKEKGEAKAHELSRLGEARGAKVVFVQADLANVDDCRKVVAAADQHFGRVDVLVNAAALTDRGTILDTDPALFDRMFATNVRAPFFLMQETIRVMLRERIEGTIVNIGSMSAMAGQPFISAYCASKAALATLTQNTAYALLRNRIRVNGLNLGWMASDGEDRIQREFHGAADDWLKQAAAAQPFGRLIDPAEAARAVAFLASSESGLMTGSIVNFDQSIWGAYEDAPHPAEPMKNV encoded by the coding sequence ATGGAGCAATTCGATTCGAAGGTCGCGATTGTCACGGGCGGATCGCAAGGCCTGGGCGCCGCAATCGCCGCATTGTTCATCGAACGCGGTGCACGTGGCGTCGTCATTTGCGGACGCGCGAAAGAAAAAGGCGAAGCGAAAGCGCACGAGCTGAGCCGGCTTGGTGAGGCGCGCGGTGCAAAAGTCGTGTTCGTGCAGGCGGATCTCGCGAATGTCGATGATTGCCGCAAGGTCGTCGCTGCCGCCGATCAGCACTTCGGCCGTGTCGATGTACTCGTCAATGCAGCGGCGCTCACCGATCGCGGCACGATACTCGATACCGATCCCGCGCTATTCGACCGCATGTTCGCGACCAATGTGCGCGCGCCGTTCTTTCTGATGCAGGAGACGATACGCGTGATGCTGCGCGAGCGGATCGAAGGCACGATCGTCAACATCGGCTCGATGTCGGCGATGGCCGGGCAGCCCTTCATCTCCGCGTATTGCGCATCGAAAGCCGCGCTCGCGACGCTCACGCAAAACACCGCATATGCGCTGTTGCGCAATCGCATCCGCGTGAATGGATTGAATCTGGGCTGGATGGCGTCGGACGGCGAAGACCGCATTCAACGGGAATTTCATGGCGCCGCCGACGACTGGTTAAAACAGGCCGCCGCCGCGCAACCATTCGGCCGTCTGATCGACCCTGCCGAAGCAGCGCGCGCCGTCGCATTTCTGGCCAGCAGCGAATCGGGCTTGATGACGGGCTCGATCGTCAACTTCGATCAGTCGATCTGGGGCGCGTATGAAGATGCGCCGCATCCCGCCGAGCCCATGAAGAACGTTTGA
- a CDS encoding LysR family transcriptional regulator, translating into MDRFEAMEIFTRVVDANSFSKVSEMLDLPRAKVSRTIQALEEHVGVRLLNRSTRQVSVTEDGALFYDRCVRILAEVADAESSLSNKRESPAGTIRVDTSGTLARALLLPSLDDFYQRFPEIDVRLGLADRNIDLIQDGVDCVIRMGMLEESSLVAKRIGSARIVTCASPAYLERHGTPKTLEELSEHQAVNYVSARSGRTFPFEYNVGGEVVKVQMKSVLAVNDGSVYINAAALGHGIIQPSRFMVSELIRQGALTEILTDYDSPTTPLSVVYPHRRNLSSRLRAFVDWVSEIAHKNPDLASKHD; encoded by the coding sequence ATGGATCGCTTTGAGGCAATGGAGATCTTCACTCGCGTGGTGGACGCGAACAGCTTTTCGAAGGTATCGGAAATGCTCGATTTGCCGCGCGCAAAGGTGAGCAGGACGATTCAGGCGCTCGAAGAGCATGTCGGCGTGCGCCTGCTGAACCGTTCGACGCGGCAGGTGAGCGTGACGGAAGACGGCGCGCTGTTCTACGATCGGTGCGTGCGCATCCTCGCCGAAGTGGCGGACGCCGAATCGTCGCTGTCGAACAAGCGGGAAAGTCCGGCGGGCACGATTCGCGTCGATACGTCGGGCACGCTTGCGCGCGCACTGCTACTGCCTTCGCTCGACGACTTTTATCAACGCTTTCCGGAAATCGACGTGCGCCTCGGTCTCGCGGATCGCAATATCGATCTGATCCAGGACGGCGTGGATTGCGTGATCCGCATGGGCATGCTCGAAGAATCGAGCCTGGTTGCCAAGCGCATCGGCAGCGCGCGCATCGTCACGTGCGCGTCACCCGCCTATCTGGAACGGCACGGCACGCCGAAGACGCTCGAAGAACTCAGCGAGCATCAGGCCGTGAACTACGTATCAGCGCGCTCGGGCAGAACGTTTCCGTTCGAGTACAACGTCGGCGGCGAAGTCGTGAAGGTACAGATGAAGAGCGTGCTCGCCGTGAACGACGGCTCCGTCTATATCAACGCGGCCGCACTGGGCCACGGCATCATCCAGCCGTCGCGCTTCATGGTGTCCGAGTTGATCCGGCAGGGCGCGCTGACCGAAATCCTCACCGACTACGACAGCCCGACGACGCCGCTCTCCGTCGTCTACCCGCATCGCCGCAATCTCAGTTCGCGGCTGCGCGCGTTTGTCGACTGGGTATCGGAGATCGCGCACAAGAACCCCGATCTGGCTAGCAAGCACGACTGA
- a CDS encoding phasin family protein — protein sequence MLTTIDELTAAQKAGVQTFFNMTNEAVSGFEKLVQLNLRVLREGTQRATNALANGEAPGIAAASRGDLSVIERAALYNRQVFDIIAGTQAAIVRHATAQYEKQMSTVQVEFGDAAQRAPAGAEVAVTAMNSAITAANAFYESVWKTAQQAVQTAESNVNVMTRSATSGSHAA from the coding sequence ATGCTCACGACCATCGACGAACTGACTGCTGCACAGAAAGCCGGGGTTCAGACGTTCTTCAATATGACGAACGAGGCGGTGAGCGGCTTCGAGAAGCTCGTTCAGTTGAACCTCCGCGTCTTGCGCGAGGGCACGCAGCGCGCGACGAACGCGCTCGCCAACGGCGAGGCGCCGGGCATCGCTGCCGCCAGCCGCGGCGATTTGTCGGTTATCGAACGTGCCGCGCTCTATAACCGCCAGGTGTTCGACATCATCGCCGGAACGCAGGCCGCCATCGTCAGGCATGCAACGGCGCAATACGAAAAGCAGATGAGCACGGTGCAAGTCGAGTTTGGCGACGCTGCGCAGCGCGCGCCCGCAGGCGCAGAGGTCGCGGTGACGGCGATGAACTCGGCGATCACGGCAGCGAACGCATTCTATGAAAGTGTCTGGAAAACGGCTCAGCAGGCGGTCCAAACGGCCGAGAGCAATGTGAACGTGATGACACGCAGCGCGACGAGTGGTTCGCACGCCGCCTGA
- a CDS encoding TetR/AcrR family transcriptional regulator — translation MRDSTKSEKRARGRPRAYDADDALGNATDAFWLGGYSGTSLDTLSDATGMNRPSLYAAFGDKHSLYLSTLDRYVEAGVQAMHLALRDDIPLAQALQRVYDSALALYLPTGGEPRGCFLIGTAVVESKVDKAVRTRLAQGLKSFDRAFEKRIRRAQTDGELSVNADAAVLARVASAILHSLALRSRAGDSRASLRATAAEGVMLICGARKRLEK, via the coding sequence ATGCGAGATAGTACAAAAAGTGAGAAACGCGCACGCGGACGGCCTCGCGCCTACGATGCGGACGATGCGCTCGGCAACGCCACCGATGCATTCTGGCTCGGCGGCTATTCGGGCACGTCGCTTGATACGCTGAGCGATGCGACGGGCATGAATCGCCCCAGCCTGTATGCCGCGTTCGGCGACAAGCATTCGCTTTATCTGAGCACGCTGGACCGTTACGTCGAAGCTGGCGTGCAGGCGATGCATCTTGCGTTGCGCGACGACATCCCATTGGCGCAGGCGTTGCAACGGGTCTACGACAGCGCGCTCGCGCTTTATCTGCCCACTGGCGGCGAGCCGCGCGGATGCTTTCTGATCGGCACGGCCGTGGTCGAATCGAAAGTCGATAAAGCCGTGCGCACCAGATTGGCGCAAGGCCTCAAATCGTTCGATCGCGCATTCGAGAAGCGCATCCGCCGTGCGCAAACAGACGGCGAGCTTTCAGTCAACGCGGATGCCGCGGTGCTCGCGCGCGTCGCGTCAGCGATTCTGCACAGTCTTGCATTGCGTTCGCGCGCGGGTGACTCGCGCGCCTCGTTGCGAGCGACGGCTGCCGAAGGTGTCATGCTGATTTGTGGTGCGCGAAAACGGTTAGAGAAATAG
- a CDS encoding glutathione binding-like protein: protein MDLYFSPLACSLATRITLYEAGAQAGFIQVDTKQKKLRDGSDFYPVNALGQVPVLRTDEGWLLTENTAILPYVADQFPEAQLAPLPGTPQRAQFQQWLGFISTELHKGIFVPLLDPAAPHDYARQKVTRRLDYLQTHLSTHDYLLDRFTVADAYLTTVLNWAKYCDVDLAQWPAVDAYYHRIVQRPHVAKALAEEIALYREEQALQ from the coding sequence ATGGATCTGTACTTTTCGCCGCTCGCGTGTTCGCTCGCTACACGCATCACGTTGTACGAAGCTGGCGCGCAGGCTGGCTTCATTCAGGTGGATACGAAACAGAAGAAGCTGCGCGACGGCTCCGATTTTTATCCAGTCAACGCACTCGGCCAGGTGCCCGTGTTGCGCACGGACGAAGGCTGGCTATTGACGGAGAACACAGCTATCCTGCCGTACGTCGCGGACCAGTTTCCCGAAGCGCAGTTGGCGCCTTTGCCAGGCACCCCACAACGCGCGCAGTTTCAGCAATGGCTCGGCTTTATCAGCACCGAACTGCACAAAGGCATTTTCGTGCCGTTGCTCGATCCCGCCGCGCCGCATGATTACGCGCGTCAAAAAGTTACGCGGCGGCTCGACTATTTGCAGACGCATCTGTCGACGCACGACTATCTCCTCGACCGCTTCACGGTCGCGGATGCCTATTTGACGACCGTGTTGAACTGGGCAAAGTATTGCGACGTCGATCTCGCGCAGTGGCCCGCCGTCGATGCGTATTACCATCGCATCGTGCAGCGTCCGCATGTGGCGAAAGCATTGGCCGAAGAGATTGCGTTGTATCGTGAAGAACAGGCGCTTCAATAA
- a CDS encoding VOC family protein, with amino-acid sequence MKVNRIVSNIEVQDAARAQRFYQKILGLDLLMDHGWIRTYGSDQPMTVQISFAQQGGSDTPVPDLSIEVDDVDAACEAMQAAGFAIEYGPVDEPWGVRRFYVRDPFGKLVNILAHR; translated from the coding sequence ATGAAGGTCAACCGCATCGTCTCGAACATCGAAGTGCAGGACGCGGCGCGCGCACAGCGCTTCTATCAGAAGATTCTCGGCCTCGACCTGCTGATGGATCACGGCTGGATTCGCACCTACGGTTCGGACCAGCCGATGACGGTGCAAATCAGCTTCGCGCAGCAAGGCGGCTCGGACACACCCGTGCCTGACCTGTCGATCGAAGTCGACGACGTGGACGCCGCCTGTGAAGCGATGCAGGCCGCCGGCTTTGCGATCGAATACGGTCCCGTCGACGAGCCGTGGGGCGTACGGCGCTTTTATGTGCGCGACCCGTTCGGCAAGCTCGTCAACATTCTCGCGCACCGCTAG
- a CDS encoding ketopantoate reductase family protein: MKVAVMGAGAVGCYYGGMLARAGHEVVLIGRRQHVEAIERSGLRLEAQSFDERIPLAASTQASAVQGAKLVLFCVKSTDTQSAALEIKPFLAPDTLVLSLQNGVENADEVRKVIAQPVAAAVVYVATEMAGPGHVRHHGRGELVIEPSSASAEVAQALIAAGVPTEISDNVRGALWAKLILNCAYNALSAITQLPYGRLVKGEGVTTVMRDIVDECLAVAKADGVTIPGDINKAVRMIAETMPGQYSSTAQDLSRGKRSEIDHLNGLIVRRGDALGVATPSNRLLHTLVKLIESK, from the coding sequence ATGAAAGTCGCCGTAATGGGCGCGGGCGCGGTGGGCTGCTACTACGGCGGCATGCTGGCGCGCGCGGGACATGAAGTGGTATTGATCGGACGCCGTCAACACGTCGAGGCGATCGAGCGCAGCGGCCTGCGTCTCGAAGCGCAATCGTTCGACGAGCGCATTCCCCTCGCCGCAAGCACGCAGGCGAGTGCGGTGCAGGGTGCGAAGCTAGTGTTGTTCTGCGTGAAATCGACGGATACACAAAGCGCGGCGCTGGAAATCAAGCCATTTCTCGCGCCTGACACGCTCGTGCTGTCGCTGCAGAACGGCGTCGAAAACGCGGACGAAGTGCGCAAGGTCATTGCGCAGCCAGTGGCGGCCGCCGTCGTCTATGTCGCGACGGAAATGGCCGGACCGGGGCACGTGCGGCATCACGGACGCGGCGAGCTGGTGATCGAGCCGTCCAGTGCGAGCGCGGAAGTCGCACAGGCGCTGATCGCGGCAGGCGTACCCACCGAAATCTCGGACAACGTGCGCGGCGCTTTGTGGGCGAAGCTGATCCTCAACTGCGCTTACAACGCGTTGTCGGCGATCACGCAGTTGCCTTATGGGCGGCTCGTGAAAGGCGAGGGCGTGACAACCGTGATGCGCGATATCGTCGACGAGTGTCTCGCCGTCGCGAAGGCCGATGGGGTCACGATTCCCGGCGACATCAACAAGGCCGTGCGCATGATCGCCGAGACGATGCCTGGGCAGTATTCATCGACGGCACAAGATCTGTCGCGCGGCAAGCGCAGCGAGATCGATCATCTGAACGGACTGATCGTGCGGCGGGGCGACGCGCTTGGCGTTGCGACGCCGTCGAATCGCCTGCTGCATACGCTCGTCAAGCTGATCGAAAGCAAATAG
- a CDS encoding alpha/beta fold hydrolase, with translation MPKHVSTELLDIAYEESGHPEGWPVLLLHGFPYDIHAYDEVAPLLAAQGARVIVPYLRGYGPTRFLSAATPRSGQQAALAADLLALLDALQIERALLGGYDWGGRAACIVAALYPERVQGLVTVNGYNIQDIAASGKPALPENELRHWYQYYFHGERGRAGLTENRRALCRLLWTLWSPTWRFDDACYARTAASFDHPDFVDVVIHSYRHRYALVAGDPRYDAMERQLAAQPPISVPAISLDGSTDGVMGIGGTAHHAPHFTGPYEHRVIDDAGHNLPQEAPAAFADALLAVRTRA, from the coding sequence ATGCCGAAGCACGTGAGCACCGAACTGCTGGATATCGCCTATGAGGAGTCCGGCCATCCCGAAGGCTGGCCCGTCTTGTTGCTGCACGGTTTTCCCTACGACATTCACGCCTACGACGAAGTCGCGCCTTTGCTCGCCGCGCAGGGCGCGCGCGTGATCGTGCCGTATCTGCGTGGCTACGGGCCGACGCGCTTCCTTTCCGCCGCTACGCCGCGCTCCGGCCAGCAGGCAGCGCTCGCCGCCGATCTGCTCGCGTTGCTCGACGCGCTGCAGATCGAACGCGCGTTGCTCGGCGGCTACGACTGGGGCGGGCGCGCCGCATGCATCGTCGCCGCCCTTTATCCGGAGCGCGTGCAGGGGCTCGTCACGGTCAACGGCTACAACATCCAGGACATCGCAGCGTCGGGCAAGCCAGCGTTGCCGGAAAACGAGTTGCGCCACTGGTATCAATACTATTTTCACGGCGAGCGCGGACGCGCCGGCCTCACCGAAAATCGCCGCGCGCTGTGCCGTCTGCTATGGACACTCTGGTCGCCGACCTGGCGTTTCGACGACGCGTGCTACGCGCGCACAGCGGCATCGTTCGATCACCCGGATTTCGTCGATGTCGTGATTCATTCGTACCGGCATCGCTATGCGCTGGTGGCAGGCGATCCGCGCTACGACGCAATGGAGCGGCAGCTCGCCGCGCAGCCGCCCATCTCCGTGCCGGCGATCTCGCTCGACGGCAGCACCGACGGCGTGATGGGAATCGGCGGGACCGCGCATCATGCGCCGCATTTCACGGGGCCGTACGAGCACCGCGTGATCGACGACGCGGGACACAATCTGCCGCAAGAGGCGCCCGCCGCATTCGCCGACGCGCTGCTCGCCGTGCGCACGCGCGCCTGA